The genomic DNA CAGAACAAATTAAATGTTTTGCAGATATTGGCAGCTCTGTGTAAGGCGTGAATGCGTATCCAGACACCCTGCACATTAACAGGGAGGTCGCTCATCGCATCTGAAGAGGCAGATATCCGGCCTGTGCTGCATGTATCTTACGCCGTCCAATCAGCATCTCTCTGGCATCATACCTTTCTCTCAACATGTATGGTTCCAAGCAGGCTTGCAGTCTCATCCGCGGGGAATGTGGAGAAGAGCCTGCAGTTTGCTGTGACCAGTTGCCTTCCCTGGGCGAAGACACCCTCGGGCGCGTAGCTCGCGCAGAATATCACCCTGTCCGATGGAAGGATCCCGCCGCCCAGAGCCCCTACTGTCCCATCGATCACGGTCTCGGTGATGTTTATGTTGCTGCATCCCTGCTCTGTGAGGAAATCGTTGACGATCTTCCAGTCGTTGTCAAGAGGAACCTCCACGAGCTTCTTCCCGTATTCAATGCCGACGTAGTCCGTGACGAATATCCAGATGGAGCTGTCATCTCCCCTAACACCGAGACCGTACGTGATGTAGCTTCTGCCTTTTTGGATGCTTCTCACAGGCTCATCGACAGCAACTGTATATGGCATGCTTGTGTTCAGATCAAAAGATACCTGGAAGGGGCCGAGGTCTCTCACAACAGGCTCCGCTGAGGTGGGCTGAGAAAGGAGGATGGCTGAAAGCACTATGATCAGCGCTATGACAGATCGGGATGCTCTCATGCTGTGACTCTGGGATCGTATACGTAATGAATTCTGCGGTACGGCCATGATCTCAGAGGTTGAAAGATAGGAGATCTTGCATGTCGTGTACTCACATCACTGATGAGACTGCCGGGGATCAGCACCCAATGACATAAATCCTCATGAGTCATGTGAGGCCACATGCTGTTGGGTTCAATTATACGACGATCGATCTGCATGCAAGATCTTTCTGCAGTCTCTAAATCCAGTCCCTTTTCAGGAGAGTTCATGCTCGCCTCCGAAACCTTTTTTAGATCGTATTGTGTTCGCCAAAAGGAATGAAGGCAGCAGAGACGAAGATGGACCAGCTGAAGGGAAAGCTAGGTGTTGGCGGATCTGAGAAGAAGACCGGGAAGAAGGGCAGGGATGCGAAGACAAAAAGCGATCTCACAGATATGCTCGATGACATCGGCATCGAAGCCCCATCGATGGACCTTGGCGAGTACATACGCGTCCTGAAGCTCGCAAGAAAGCCGACCAGGGAGGAGTTCATGATGATTGGGAAAGTATCGATCACGGGCATATTCCTGATCGGCATGATTGGCTTCATCATATACGCGCTCCTCACAGAGCTACCGAAGTCGATATAACTCAAAAAACATCGGATCAAAAACACAGCTTCGCTGGTCTTATGGCTGCCCACTGGCGTGCGTTCTGGATCAGCTCGGCAGACTGGCTGCAGATAAAGAGCTCGAGTGGGCAGGTTCCAGATATTTTAAAAACGTCGCTCTTGTGTTCAACAACTTAGAGGACATGTAGTCCGGTTGTTGGAAGCACTCATTCATTCTCCAAGAACGCATGCCTGGGCCATTGTCTTTCCAGGAAAGTCATCATATGGATAAAAGCGAAAAACATTTGATGCAAAGTATTTCAGGTCCTTCTCAGATCCACCACCTTCTTCGATTTGCCTGCTGTTCGTGGAATCGAGCCCTTCTCAACGAGCTCCACCTTGCTCCGGATGTTGAGCACAGCCTTTAGCCTCTCCTCGACCTTCTTCTGGAGACGTGCGAGATCCGCGAGCTCACCTGTGAACGCCTCATCCTTCATCTCCACTTGAATCGTGAGCTCGTCCAGGCCGTGATGCTTTCTGTCGACTATGACTTGGAAGTAATCCCCGATCTCGGGTATCGAGAGGAGCACATCCTCTATCTGGCTCGGGAAGACGTTTATGCCCCTCACGACGAGCATATCGTCCGCTCTCCCCAAGAACCTGTGGAGCTTCCGGCTCGTGCGCCCGCAGCTGCATCCGTCCTCCATGAGATACGTCACATCCCCTGTTCTGTACCTTATCAGGGGCATGGCCTCTTTGGTCAGGGATGTGAGGACGAGCTCCCCGCGCTCGCCCGGAGCACATGGATTTCCATCTCCATCAAGAATCTCCACCAGGAAGTGATCCTCCCATATGTGCAGACCATTCTGTTCCTGACACTCAAATGCAACGCCCGGCCCGAACATCTCTGAGAGCCCGTACGAGTCATAGGCCTTTATGCCGAACGCCTCCTCAAGCTCCTGGCGCGCCTCATCCGACCACGGCTCGGCCCCGAAGCAGCCTATCCTGAGCTTCAGTTTGTCCATGATGCCCTTCGCCTTCGCTGTCTCCGCCAGGTATAATGCATAAGATGGGGTGCAGTGTATAACTGTCACACCAAAATCAGCCATGATCTCAAGCTGCCTCTCGGTGTTGCCTGTGCCGGACGGGACCGCCAT from Methanothrix thermoacetophila PT includes the following:
- a CDS encoding protein translocase SEC61 complex subunit gamma encodes the protein MKAAETKMDQLKGKLGVGGSEKKTGKKGRDAKTKSDLTDMLDDIGIEAPSMDLGEYIRVLKLARKPTREEFMMIGKVSITGIFLIGMIGFIIYALLTELPKSI
- a CDS encoding phenylacetate--CoA ligase family protein, with the translated sequence MAFWQPKLELMERSELEELQLRRLRKTVEQVYRNVPFYHRKMTEMGITPHDINSLKDVEKLPTTRKTDLRDNYPFGLFAVPREEIVRVHASSGTTGKPTVVGYTKRDIETWSDLMARDFVMVGVTRNDIFQNAVNYGFFTGGLGVHYGIERMGAMAVPSGTGNTERQLEIMADFGVTVIHCTPSYALYLAETAKAKGIMDKLKLRIGCFGAEPWSDEARQELEEAFGIKAYDSYGLSEMFGPGVAFECQEQNGLHIWEDHFLVEILDGDGNPCAPGERGELVLTSLTKEAMPLIRYRTGDVTYLMEDGCSCGRTSRKLHRFLGRADDMLVVRGINVFPSQIEDVLLSIPEIGDYFQVIVDRKHHGLDELTIQVEMKDEAFTGELADLARLQKKVEERLKAVLNIRSKVELVEKGSIPRTAGKSKKVVDLRRT